The following proteins are co-located in the Spirosoma montaniterrae genome:
- a CDS encoding tRNA-binding protein has translation MASITWPDFEQVDIRTGTVVAAEAFPQARKPAYKLTIDFGPLGLKRTSAQLTKLYQLNELVGKQVVAVVNFPPKQIATFMSECLVLGAVQDDGTVTLLQTERPTENGLRIG, from the coding sequence ATGGCTTCTATTACCTGGCCCGACTTTGAGCAAGTAGACATTCGCACAGGCACGGTCGTGGCCGCTGAAGCATTTCCGCAAGCCCGTAAACCAGCGTATAAACTGACCATCGACTTTGGGCCGCTTGGCCTGAAACGCACGTCGGCACAATTGACGAAATTGTATCAGCTAAACGAGTTGGTTGGCAAGCAGGTGGTTGCGGTAGTAAACTTTCCGCCCAAACAAATCGCTACGTTCATGAGCGAGTGCTTAGTGCTGGGAGCCGTACAGGACGACGGCACCGTAACGCTTCTCCAAACCGAACGCCCCACC